A single window of Rubripirellula lacrimiformis DNA harbors:
- a CDS encoding DUF1800 domain-containing protein → MTSPGSGKHWRPYQMVASTPLSLHRVHHLHRRAGFGANWSELQRDMEAGPDATVDRILGVAELVKSFDVDDSNAEPKVLTTSATDFDSLQQLIGDAAVSSGDINRLKAWWFYRILYSGDPLTERMTLMWHNHFATSNLKVANVAMMKRQNDLLRRHAMGKFGDLLRAVVKDAAMMAWLDAKANRKGKPNENLARELMELFTLGVGHYSETDVKEVARALTGWTVRGGDFEQVAAYHDDGTKQVLGEQGDFDGDDVLAILLKQKPLARRIAVRLCEAFFGEDVITDDALGELASGLRERDLDIGWAVETILRSEAFFADDNIGNRVLDPIQFMVGPLRSLEMLDPPPSTLLLVEWSTKLGQDLFYPPNVFGWPGGRSWLTTRTMIGRANFVSTLCRGDLHRPARPLGIEALALKHGYSSEATQANFASELLFGHQGQAGNVEMMLRSTAAHLG, encoded by the coding sequence ATGACCTCACCCGGATCTGGGAAGCATTGGCGACCCTATCAAATGGTTGCGTCCACGCCGTTGAGTTTGCATCGCGTTCATCATCTGCATCGACGTGCAGGGTTCGGTGCGAATTGGAGCGAGTTGCAACGGGACATGGAAGCGGGGCCGGATGCCACTGTTGATCGCATTCTGGGCGTAGCGGAACTCGTCAAGAGTTTCGACGTTGACGATTCAAATGCAGAGCCGAAAGTCTTGACGACTTCCGCTACGGATTTTGATTCACTTCAGCAACTGATCGGAGACGCCGCAGTCAGTTCCGGTGACATCAATCGACTGAAGGCTTGGTGGTTTTACCGGATTTTGTATTCGGGTGATCCGCTGACCGAACGCATGACGTTGATGTGGCACAATCACTTTGCGACCAGCAACTTGAAGGTCGCCAACGTGGCGATGATGAAACGTCAGAACGACTTGTTGCGCAGGCACGCGATGGGCAAGTTCGGCGATCTCTTGAGAGCGGTCGTCAAAGATGCTGCCATGATGGCTTGGCTGGATGCGAAGGCGAATCGCAAAGGCAAACCGAACGAGAACCTTGCTCGCGAGTTGATGGAATTGTTCACGCTGGGTGTCGGTCATTACAGCGAAACCGATGTGAAGGAAGTCGCCCGAGCACTGACGGGCTGGACGGTTCGTGGCGGCGACTTCGAGCAGGTGGCGGCTTACCATGATGACGGAACCAAGCAGGTACTCGGTGAACAAGGCGATTTCGATGGCGATGATGTACTGGCGATCTTGTTGAAACAGAAACCGCTTGCCCGTCGAATTGCGGTCCGATTGTGCGAAGCGTTTTTTGGCGAAGATGTCATCACAGATGATGCGCTCGGCGAACTCGCCAGCGGTCTTCGCGAGCGTGACCTGGACATTGGCTGGGCCGTTGAGACCATTCTCCGCAGCGAAGCGTTCTTTGCCGACGACAACATCGGAAATCGGGTGCTCGATCCGATCCAGTTCATGGTGGGGCCGCTGCGATCATTGGAGATGTTGGATCCCCCGCCCAGCACGTTACTACTGGTGGAGTGGTCGACAAAGTTGGGCCAAGACCTGTTCTATCCGCCCAACGTGTTTGGCTGGCCGGGAGGACGATCGTGGCTGACGACGCGGACAATGATCGGACGTGCGAACTTCGTCAGCACGCTCTGTCGCGGTGACTTACATCGACCGGCGCGACCGCTTGGGATCGAGGCACTTGCTTTAAAGCACGGCTATTCAAGTGAAGCCACTCAGGCCAATTTCGCGAGTGAGTTGTTGTTCGGTCACCAAGGGCAAGCTGGAAACGTCGAAATGATGCTGCGATCGACCGCGGCGCACTTGGGTTAA
- a CDS encoding DUF1552 domain-containing protein, with product MKKSTQASSRRAPSTLSRRGVLRSSTALVALPFLESLTRGQTVQAAEQPTSGPPKRLIFLGMGFGVTADRWYPDINTVGQDYELPGVLKPLQRHKSDISIIQNLMHQYSADGHSGSTFWLTGANRYAVPGQSFHNTVSVDQLAAETLGQQTRFTSIQLAAKVGYASDGHGPGSSLAWNRFGKPVAGIDTPVAAFHKMFSNDTTPLAQRQQQLADQSSVLDTVLMDAGAVNRKLNPTDKQKLDEYLQSIREIEVRLSKEEKWLTIDKRQPQNPVDEPGESLAGVEEIRMMYDLMVAAMQVDASRVFTYRMPSDSLIQSLGATMTSHTMSHFSEGERRTVSMSRDTTHAKLLAEFFDKLKASKEADGSSLFDHCSITFGSNLSSVHSLNNCPTLIAGGGAGIKQGRHLVMGDRKTPLCNLWLSLLNGSGIQANSFGDSTGLISELFDV from the coding sequence ATGAAAAAGTCCACCCAAGCATCGTCTCGTCGCGCCCCGTCGACTCTATCTCGTCGCGGGGTCCTCCGCAGCAGCACAGCCCTGGTTGCGTTGCCGTTTCTGGAATCGTTGACTCGCGGTCAGACCGTTCAGGCCGCTGAACAGCCAACGTCTGGACCGCCCAAGCGTTTGATTTTCCTTGGCATGGGATTTGGCGTCACCGCGGACCGCTGGTACCCCGACATCAATACGGTGGGACAGGACTACGAACTGCCGGGCGTGTTGAAGCCGTTGCAAAGACACAAAAGTGACATCAGCATCATCCAAAACTTGATGCACCAGTATTCGGCCGACGGCCACAGTGGCAGTACGTTTTGGCTGACCGGTGCCAATCGCTATGCGGTCCCGGGACAAAGCTTCCACAACACGGTTTCGGTCGATCAGCTTGCCGCAGAGACGCTTGGCCAACAGACTCGTTTCACGTCGATTCAGCTTGCTGCAAAAGTTGGTTACGCTTCCGATGGGCATGGTCCAGGCAGTTCGTTGGCGTGGAATCGTTTCGGCAAACCGGTCGCCGGCATCGATACTCCGGTCGCCGCGTTTCACAAAATGTTTTCGAACGACACCACGCCGCTGGCACAACGGCAACAACAACTTGCCGATCAAAGCAGCGTCCTGGATACGGTGCTGATGGATGCGGGGGCAGTGAATCGAAAGCTGAACCCCACTGATAAACAGAAACTGGACGAATACCTGCAATCGATTCGTGAAATCGAAGTGCGGCTGTCCAAGGAAGAAAAGTGGTTGACGATCGACAAGCGTCAGCCCCAGAACCCGGTCGATGAACCAGGCGAATCGCTCGCGGGCGTCGAAGAAATCCGGATGATGTACGACTTGATGGTCGCCGCGATGCAGGTCGATGCGTCCCGTGTGTTCACCTATCGTATGCCCAGTGATTCGTTGATCCAAAGTCTTGGGGCAACGATGACATCGCATACGATGAGCCACTTTTCCGAGGGCGAACGACGAACAGTTTCGATGAGCCGCGATACGACGCACGCAAAGCTGTTGGCCGAATTTTTCGACAAACTGAAAGCGTCGAAGGAAGCCGACGGATCCAGCCTGTTCGACCACTGCTCGATCACCTTCGGTTCCAACCTTAGCTCCGTCCACAGTCTGAACAATTGTCCGACGCTGATCGCCGGTGGCGGTGCCGGGATCAAGCAGGGACGTCACCTGGTGATGGGCGATCGCAAGACACCGCTTTGCAATCTGTGGCTAAGCCTGTTGAACGGTTCCGGTATCCAAGCGAATTCGTTCGGCGATTCGACCGGTTTGATCAGCGAACTGTTCGACGTTTGA
- a CDS encoding M56 family metallopeptidase produces MNLFSDQLVLWVINVLIHSTVLTAVLLCVAMLFRKRAAMRYWILCCGLLLVLASPAVSAFVQSQGSGWLALALPSEAAPAASVAFTKQPAQANDAPMQSLPTQQVDPSITPPVLDASSMEEVASTPVMSKPMMAADIPANPSAATPAAKDSRSPMQRLAIIVTIATVVWAVGAMLLLMRMTIGWIRLAGILRRAEPITDPDYVAAFTKACALAGCHEKRTPRLVASDEISGPLAAGIFAGSVALPKRLIAESSPAELAEVLVHEVAHVVRRDQIVVLLQNLVAAIYWPHPLVRKLNRELAKAREEVCDNFVLETTDAPVYSRTLLSLAQLVQQPETIPGSVGFFASRWKLEQRVAGLLDETRDTQTILSKRGWVFVLASTVGLLTAISFGTVTMATAQNSIDESTAKSEAEPSEIEISGFVREQSGGPVGGAKIWLAVTSFEFNSEVNKENREGLLRELGSTDDLGRFDFLLDEATTSEIRERPRFARVQIVATSDGHGMDWLPLDVFQDDPIPSKERDLLQSRIDDAFGDGRFASRTLVIRPESQPVRGRLVDLEGNRLSNVTVFVESLRQPNVPQLMNALENAWKQGVYDAMSSTGVAGGLARSELQKLFPRIKTDENGEFQIRGIGDDQLATLVFQDERIEARPVHVVGREMETASLPYRDQKPDGTKDLFVGRDFNYFAAPSIPVEGTVTDYDTGKPIAGVLVSVERLFRREYAKLRLDTHHMRAVTDQQGRFRIIGMPPGDGHIIEAVPPKSEPYLPAPQEVSLNLEDGKTKRIEIQVKRGVWIEGRITDKESGEPRSAAIEYMAMAENPYAIDIAGWDPKLMIGPVRVYQRYVTDSDGRYRLPGLSGPGVLLVTSLDPGYPLAAGAETIDGYDPSTGKIPTIPVPFPASDWHLLKQINPAKDATSLTSDLTLDGGVRIPGRVVGPDGKPISNLYALGLTEGDPYWTPNSPDKALLTERFMVNGYDGKGPRQLFFKNQDETLVGQYRIEGAAPPEIAVKLEPSVRVIGRLIEDETGLPAARYFVSCEECLLNGNAPPLDFMIHWCHSDNDGEFEIKGLMAGHVYKMKARGRSGKKVYFTIDLTDTKPGESIEIGNARGASVEDTQGSESTSTMASIAESILALRLIGTVTDQSGKPLAGVSLRLLENRSGDPGHLSKVLTQTDANGRFTIEEPFGSVVKKQQLETIKFSRLVAMKDGYGIAVAAACLADDSERLASLLSETERRYIVGKRDASVPLILALPSASEVVRGRILDSEGRPVVGADVSTIDVLEGQSGSLDEWNAEAKRSGSNFYSAREKLRPLYYGTFVDGPKPSAIADVATDGDGYFEIPQLGDGRIADLLVRHPTIETAVLHVRSETGDTVELLEDSNGGKRTRTYYPNRFTHVAGATQPVDGKFVDSQTGEPIKDVVVEGYRTPRHPIGGSMPPRATRDVSAADGTFQLVGLPIGESELRIIPPAGSEYLIGGVVATTKVGSEQPVMVTKMPKGVLQRGSVVESESGVPVAGYLEYWPLIENPATQEAPMLKYGNQRTRYTTDLEGQFEIPVLLGKGILTFTADQDQRFPRGAGEEAVRWRSDPEFNGTLYRTRPHFILPQNFHYLAPLDLADDEQPDALNIQLDAGATINVTVIGLEGVPVEDYYVAGQRPFDGWRGYPQKSLQVDGYNPEVGRRLLIYHPESDSVAVKDLQGKQSSNLEVSLVPAGRIQGQIVDDSGEPITDSVIENDFKSFQTHNDPQSIQLAFPPKLNGKPLLTDANGRFEISGLMPGMKYGARASSRGMEFNRTLGELFADESADTGQTKDLGSIVIERQEP; encoded by the coding sequence ATGAATCTATTTTCTGACCAACTGGTCCTGTGGGTGATCAACGTCCTGATTCACTCGACCGTTTTAACAGCGGTTTTGCTGTGCGTCGCGATGTTGTTTCGCAAGCGAGCCGCCATGCGATATTGGATTCTGTGTTGCGGGCTGCTGTTGGTGTTGGCGAGTCCTGCCGTTTCGGCGTTTGTTCAATCTCAAGGCAGTGGCTGGTTGGCACTCGCTTTGCCAAGTGAAGCCGCTCCAGCAGCCTCGGTTGCCTTTACCAAGCAACCAGCTCAGGCCAACGACGCGCCGATGCAAAGCTTGCCAACACAGCAAGTCGATCCATCCATCACGCCGCCGGTCTTGGACGCGAGCAGCATGGAAGAGGTTGCAAGTACGCCCGTCATGAGCAAGCCAATGATGGCTGCCGATATTCCAGCAAACCCTTCCGCAGCCACGCCCGCAGCAAAAGACTCTCGCTCACCGATGCAGCGGCTGGCGATCATCGTGACCATCGCCACGGTCGTTTGGGCAGTGGGAGCCATGCTGTTGCTGATGCGAATGACGATTGGCTGGATCCGGTTGGCAGGGATCTTACGCCGAGCGGAGCCCATCACCGATCCTGACTACGTGGCAGCGTTTACGAAAGCCTGTGCATTGGCTGGTTGCCATGAAAAACGCACGCCCCGGTTAGTTGCGTCCGACGAAATCTCCGGCCCACTCGCGGCGGGCATTTTCGCCGGTTCGGTTGCCCTCCCCAAACGCTTGATTGCCGAGTCGAGCCCGGCTGAGCTTGCCGAAGTCCTCGTTCATGAAGTCGCACACGTCGTCCGGCGAGACCAAATCGTGGTCTTGCTGCAAAACCTCGTCGCCGCGATCTATTGGCCGCATCCGCTGGTGCGAAAGCTCAACCGCGAACTCGCCAAAGCCCGCGAAGAGGTTTGCGACAACTTTGTGTTGGAAACCACCGACGCCCCCGTCTACAGCCGCACACTGCTGTCGCTCGCCCAACTCGTTCAGCAGCCCGAAACAATTCCCGGCAGCGTCGGCTTCTTCGCGTCGCGCTGGAAATTGGAACAACGCGTGGCTGGATTGCTCGATGAAACACGTGATACGCAAACCATCTTGAGCAAACGCGGTTGGGTGTTTGTATTGGCATCAACCGTCGGTCTGCTGACCGCCATTTCTTTTGGGACCGTCACCATGGCAACGGCGCAGAACTCGATTGATGAATCGACTGCGAAATCCGAAGCGGAACCAAGCGAGATTGAGATCAGTGGTTTTGTCCGCGAACAAAGCGGAGGCCCAGTAGGCGGCGCAAAGATTTGGTTGGCAGTGACGTCGTTCGAGTTCAATAGCGAAGTGAACAAGGAGAATCGCGAGGGTTTGCTGCGTGAGTTGGGTTCAACCGATGACCTTGGCCGTTTTGACTTCTTGCTTGATGAAGCAACGACTTCGGAAATCCGCGAGCGTCCTCGATTCGCTCGAGTTCAAATCGTTGCAACTTCTGATGGGCATGGGATGGATTGGTTACCACTGGATGTGTTCCAGGACGATCCGATTCCCAGTAAGGAGAGAGATCTACTGCAGTCCAGAATCGATGACGCGTTTGGCGATGGACGGTTCGCCAGCAGAACGCTTGTCATCCGACCCGAATCGCAACCGGTGCGGGGGCGGCTGGTCGATCTGGAAGGCAACCGATTGTCGAACGTGACCGTGTTCGTCGAAAGCCTTCGTCAACCAAACGTTCCGCAGTTGATGAACGCCTTGGAGAATGCTTGGAAGCAGGGCGTGTATGACGCGATGAGTTCAACTGGCGTCGCCGGCGGACTTGCCAGAAGCGAGCTGCAAAAACTCTTCCCTCGGATCAAGACGGACGAAAACGGCGAGTTTCAAATTCGCGGCATCGGCGATGATCAACTAGCCACGCTCGTCTTTCAAGACGAACGTATCGAAGCCCGCCCCGTGCATGTTGTCGGTCGCGAGATGGAGACGGCCAGCCTGCCATACAGGGATCAAAAACCCGACGGAACGAAGGACTTGTTCGTTGGACGAGACTTTAACTATTTCGCCGCCCCATCGATTCCGGTCGAAGGGACTGTCACGGACTACGACACGGGCAAACCTATCGCAGGCGTATTGGTCTCTGTCGAGCGACTATTCCGACGCGAATACGCAAAGTTGCGGCTCGACACCCACCACATGCGTGCGGTGACCGATCAGCAAGGTCGCTTTCGCATCATTGGTATGCCGCCGGGCGACGGGCACATTATTGAAGCCGTGCCGCCGAAATCCGAACCTTACCTACCTGCACCGCAGGAAGTTTCGCTGAATCTGGAAGATGGCAAAACGAAGCGTATCGAGATTCAGGTCAAGCGGGGCGTCTGGATCGAAGGGCGTATCACGGATAAAGAAAGTGGTGAACCACGATCGGCGGCGATCGAATACATGGCAATGGCTGAGAACCCATACGCGATAGATATTGCCGGTTGGGATCCCAAGCTGATGATTGGTCCTGTCCGGGTCTATCAGCGATACGTAACGGACAGTGACGGCCGTTATCGTTTGCCCGGTCTGTCAGGTCCTGGGGTGTTGTTGGTCACGTCGCTCGATCCTGGCTATCCGCTCGCCGCCGGTGCCGAGACGATCGATGGCTATGATCCGTCGACCGGTAAAATTCCGACAATACCGGTTCCCTTCCCAGCCTCGGATTGGCATCTGCTAAAACAGATCAATCCTGCCAAAGACGCAACCTCATTGACGAGTGACCTAACGCTCGATGGAGGTGTTCGCATTCCTGGCCGCGTCGTCGGCCCCGATGGGAAACCCATTTCGAATCTCTACGCCCTCGGGTTAACGGAAGGTGACCCGTACTGGACCCCAAATAGTCCCGACAAAGCACTCTTGACCGAACGGTTCATGGTCAACGGCTACGACGGCAAGGGACCGCGTCAATTGTTCTTTAAGAACCAAGACGAAACGCTTGTTGGCCAGTATCGGATCGAAGGAGCCGCACCGCCGGAGATCGCTGTCAAACTCGAACCGTCCGTGCGAGTCATTGGACGTTTGATTGAGGACGAAACCGGTCTTCCCGCGGCGCGATACTTTGTTTCCTGCGAGGAGTGTCTGCTAAACGGAAACGCTCCGCCATTGGACTTCATGATTCATTGGTGTCATAGCGACAACGATGGCGAATTTGAGATCAAGGGTTTGATGGCAGGTCATGTCTACAAGATGAAGGCTCGCGGTCGAAGCGGAAAGAAAGTTTATTTCACGATTGACCTGACGGACACCAAGCCGGGCGAGTCAATCGAAATCGGTAACGCCCGCGGAGCGAGCGTTGAAGACACCCAGGGTTCTGAATCAACTTCAACGATGGCCTCCATCGCTGAATCTATTTTGGCATTGCGTCTGATCGGTACCGTTACGGATCAGTCGGGAAAGCCGCTTGCCGGAGTGTCACTGCGTTTGCTTGAGAATCGCAGCGGAGATCCTGGGCACCTTTCGAAGGTTTTGACGCAGACCGATGCCAATGGGCGTTTCACGATCGAAGAACCGTTTGGCTCAGTTGTCAAAAAGCAGCAGCTAGAAACGATTAAGTTTTCCCGTCTAGTCGCCATGAAAGACGGGTACGGGATCGCCGTCGCGGCAGCTTGCCTAGCTGATGACTCCGAGAGGCTCGCTTCCCTACTGAGTGAAACCGAACGCCGCTACATCGTGGGCAAAAGGGACGCTAGCGTTCCATTGATCCTCGCATTGCCGTCAGCCAGCGAAGTTGTTCGGGGTCGAATTCTTGACAGCGAGGGTCGTCCAGTGGTCGGCGCTGACGTTTCAACGATCGATGTTTTGGAAGGGCAGTCTGGCTCGCTGGACGAATGGAATGCCGAAGCCAAGCGTTCTGGTTCCAACTTCTACTCGGCCCGCGAGAAGCTTAGGCCGCTCTACTACGGAACGTTCGTGGATGGACCAAAGCCAAGTGCGATTGCCGATGTCGCGACGGATGGCGACGGATACTTTGAGATTCCACAGTTGGGAGACGGCCGCATCGCTGACTTGTTGGTTCGCCACCCAACGATCGAGACGGCGGTTCTGCACGTGCGATCGGAGACAGGGGACACTGTTGAATTGCTGGAGGACAGCAATGGTGGCAAGCGAACAAGAACCTATTACCCGAATCGTTTCACGCACGTTGCTGGAGCAACTCAGCCGGTAGACGGAAAATTTGTCGACAGCCAAACGGGCGAGCCCATCAAAGATGTGGTTGTCGAAGGATATCGGACACCGCGTCACCCCATAGGAGGTTCGATGCCGCCGCGAGCCACCCGAGACGTCTCGGCAGCAGACGGAACGTTTCAACTCGTGGGTTTGCCGATCGGAGAAAGCGAACTTCGTATTATTCCCCCAGCCGGTTCTGAATATCTGATCGGCGGTGTCGTCGCAACCACGAAGGTCGGATCCGAACAGCCCGTCATGGTAACCAAGATGCCAAAAGGTGTCCTGCAACGAGGGAGCGTCGTGGAAAGCGAGTCAGGCGTGCCAGTCGCGGGATACTTAGAATATTGGCCGTTGATTGAGAACCCCGCGACACAGGAGGCGCCGATGTTGAAATATGGCAATCAACGCACTCGCTACACGACGGATCTAGAAGGGCAATTCGAGATTCCCGTGCTGCTTGGTAAAGGAATCTTGACATTCACGGCTGACCAGGATCAACGATTTCCTCGCGGTGCCGGAGAGGAAGCCGTTCGCTGGCGTTCAGATCCTGAGTTCAATGGAACTTTGTACAGGACACGTCCGCATTTCATCTTGCCACAGAACTTTCACTATCTAGCGCCCCTTGATTTGGCAGATGATGAACAGCCCGACGCATTGAACATTCAACTGGACGCCGGGGCGACCATCAACGTGACCGTCATTGGTCTTGAAGGTGTGCCAGTGGAAGACTACTACGTTGCGGGCCAGCGTCCCTTTGATGGTTGGCGTGGGTACCCGCAAAAATCACTCCAAGTCGACGGATACAATCCCGAAGTGGGGCGTCGTCTCTTAATCTATCATCCTGAATCTGATTCGGTTGCAGTGAAGGATTTGCAAGGCAAACAATCTTCAAATCTTGAAGTTTCGTTGGTGCCGGCCGGTCGAATCCAAGGTCAAATCGTGGATGACAGTGGAGAACCGATCACCGATTCGGTGATTGAAAATGACTTCAAGTCATTTCAGACCCACAACGATCCTCAGTCTATCCAGCTAGCGTTTCCACCTAAACTCAATGGGAAGCCGTTGCTGACTGATGCGAACGGTCGTTTTGAAATTTCTGGACTGATGCCGGGCATGAAATACGGGGCTCGCGCATCCTCCCGCGGAATGGAGTTCAACCGCACTCTAGGTGAACTCTTTGCCGACGAGAGCGCGGACACAGGCCAGACAAAGGACCTTGGTTCGATTGTCATTGAAAGGCAAGAACCATGA
- a CDS encoding peroxiredoxin family protein, which translates to MPELVGTDINGKAFRLSDLRGKIVVLLFAQSTSDNYADTYAPMRQLLAKYRQFPVRVVGIMSNDGPASIKAAVKRGDINWTVIPQPFNGPLQLDWGIEGYPTVYIIDADGILQAPAHMSYYGEGGYETREVEDKTLICCSGK; encoded by the coding sequence GTGCCTGAACTGGTTGGCACCGACATCAACGGAAAGGCATTTCGGTTGAGCGATTTGCGTGGAAAAATTGTGGTGCTGTTGTTTGCCCAGAGTACGAGTGACAACTATGCCGACACGTACGCTCCCATGCGGCAGTTGTTAGCCAAGTATAGGCAGTTTCCCGTCCGGGTCGTTGGCATTATGAGCAACGACGGCCCGGCGAGCATCAAGGCGGCGGTGAAACGTGGTGATATCAACTGGACTGTCATCCCACAGCCATTCAATGGGCCACTGCAATTGGATTGGGGAATTGAAGGTTATCCAACGGTCTACATCATCGACGCCGATGGCATCCTTCAGGCCCCGGCGCACATGTCGTACTACGGCGAAGGCGGCTACGAAACACGCGAAGTTGAGGACAAAACACTGATTTGTTGCAGCGGAAAATGA
- a CDS encoding BlaI/MecI/CopY family transcriptional regulator, with the protein MAKPDSTPLTEAQREIMEVVWDQEEVTVSQVRQRLAQRREVARNTIQTMIVRLEERGWLKHREEGRTFWYSANRPRTASLGAKVAQMVDRLFAGSPEEMVTALMEYRGLSADEADRIREMIDTAEVKSSKNPNRKLNKKPGGQS; encoded by the coding sequence ATGGCGAAGCCGGACTCGACACCGCTGACCGAAGCGCAGCGGGAGATCATGGAAGTTGTTTGGGATCAGGAGGAGGTCACCGTCAGCCAGGTGCGCCAGCGATTGGCTCAGCGACGCGAAGTCGCTCGCAATACGATCCAAACGATGATCGTCCGCCTCGAAGAACGTGGCTGGCTCAAGCACCGGGAAGAGGGCCGAACTTTTTGGTATTCCGCCAACCGGCCCCGCACGGCGTCGCTTGGCGCGAAGGTCGCCCAGATGGTGGACCGGCTATTCGCGGGTTCGCCGGAGGAAATGGTGACTGCATTGATGGAGTACCGCGGGTTGTCGGCGGATGAGGCCGACCGGATTCGTGAAATGATCGACACAGCGGAAGTCAAGTCATCGAAGAACCCTAATCGGAAACTGAACAAGAAACCCGGAGGTCAATCATGA
- a CDS encoding sulfatase-like hydrolase/transferase: MPNLSRFSLAVAVIAVVFAAHAVADRPNVIVIMSDDQGGGDYGFVGNEVIRTPQLDAMHARSGYLSNFYVSPVCAPTRASLMTGRYNYRTRCVDTYVGRAMMDTDEITMAELLRDAGYRTGIYGKWHMGDNYPLRAMDQGFQDSLVHRGGGIGQPSDPIGAEGKYTDPTLFKNGEEVQMKGYCTDIYFDAAMDFIGESVKQDQSFFTYIATNAPHGPFDDVPPELYEEYREVDFTPILVNKIALKRRDQEFDKLARIAAMITNIDQNVGRLFQKLDDLDISENTIVIYLNDNGPNSNRFVGDMRGMKTHVDDGGIRSPLLFHWPAKVAADRTSAEFCAHIDILPTILDACDVDVPADHLIDGRSFLPLLTEVDPPWPTRQVAFQSHRGDVPQLYNHFAFHEDHWKLVHPSGFGKEQIDGPPRFQLYDLSQDPRQENDLADSKPELTQRLVKAYEAWFADVSSTRPENYAPPRIVIGTDHEPESVLTRQDWRHAKGKPWAAGSNGFWLLQNPKAGDYTIEVILAAGDHPAGRATVKAGGTSATIPIAADQQRGHTTTIQLGEGELKLQVDVDFGGQTQGPHQVILTRN; the protein is encoded by the coding sequence ATGCCGAATCTCTCTCGTTTCTCGCTGGCCGTCGCGGTGATCGCGGTTGTCTTTGCGGCGCACGCCGTCGCTGATCGTCCCAATGTCATTGTCATCATGAGTGACGATCAAGGTGGTGGGGACTATGGGTTTGTCGGCAACGAAGTCATTCGGACGCCACAGCTAGATGCGATGCACGCGCGCAGCGGCTACTTGAGCAACTTCTATGTTAGCCCGGTATGCGCTCCGACGCGGGCCAGCTTGATGACCGGTCGCTACAACTATCGAACCCGGTGCGTCGATACGTACGTCGGTCGCGCCATGATGGACACCGATGAAATCACGATGGCTGAACTGCTTCGTGATGCCGGCTATCGAACGGGGATCTATGGCAAGTGGCACATGGGCGACAATTATCCGTTGCGAGCGATGGATCAGGGGTTTCAAGATAGCTTGGTGCATCGTGGTGGCGGAATCGGCCAACCGTCCGATCCCATCGGTGCCGAAGGAAAGTACACCGATCCGACGCTGTTCAAGAATGGCGAAGAAGTCCAGATGAAGGGTTATTGCACCGACATCTACTTCGATGCTGCGATGGACTTCATTGGCGAGAGCGTCAAGCAGGACCAGAGTTTCTTTACCTACATCGCTACCAATGCGCCTCACGGCCCATTCGATGACGTTCCGCCGGAGTTGTACGAAGAGTATCGCGAAGTCGACTTCACGCCGATCTTGGTGAACAAGATCGCATTGAAAAGACGCGATCAAGAGTTCGACAAGCTGGCACGTATCGCCGCGATGATTACGAACATCGACCAGAACGTTGGCCGGCTGTTTCAGAAGCTGGATGATTTGGATATCAGTGAAAACACGATCGTCATCTACCTGAACGACAACGGCCCCAATTCAAATCGGTTTGTCGGCGACATGCGGGGCATGAAAACCCACGTGGACGACGGCGGCATCCGATCTCCGTTGTTGTTTCATTGGCCAGCAAAGGTCGCTGCCGATCGCACCTCCGCAGAGTTTTGCGCCCATATCGATATTCTGCCAACCATCTTGGACGCCTGCGACGTCGACGTTCCTGCGGATCACCTGATTGATGGACGCAGTTTCCTGCCACTGCTGACCGAAGTGGATCCACCATGGCCGACGCGGCAGGTCGCTTTTCAATCTCATCGTGGCGACGTCCCCCAGCTTTACAATCACTTTGCGTTTCACGAAGACCATTGGAAACTGGTTCACCCAAGCGGTTTTGGCAAGGAACAGATCGATGGTCCGCCCAGATTCCAGCTCTATGACTTGAGTCAAGATCCACGTCAAGAAAACGATCTTGCTGATAGCAAGCCAGAGCTGACACAGCGTTTGGTCAAAGCGTACGAGGCGTGGTTTGCAGACGTCAGTTCGACCCGGCCAGAGAACTATGCACCACCCCGGATCGTGATCGGGACCGACCACGAACCCGAATCGGTTCTGACTCGCCAGGATTGGCGGCACGCGAAAGGCAAGCCGTGGGCGGCGGGTTCCAATGGATTTTGGCTACTGCAGAATCCTAAGGCCGGCGACTATACGATCGAAGTCATTCTTGCCGCGGGAGATCATCCAGCCGGAAGGGCAACGGTGAAGGCTGGCGGTACGTCTGCAACGATTCCGATCGCAGCTGACCAACAACGGGGGCACACCACGACGATTCAACTAGGCGAAGGTGAATTGAAGTTGCAGGTCGATGTGGACTTTGGTGGCCAAACGCAAGGACCGCACCAAGTGATCCTCACTCGCAACTGA